One stretch of Zhihengliuella flava DNA includes these proteins:
- a CDS encoding GNAT family N-acetyltransferase translates to MDAGWPAVERGEIAGWRLRFSGGVTQRANSVLPLQAPADVHAAITEVEERHSARWIRPAFQLNEAAQPSDLDHILAERGYGVGSPTLVQILHGSDVPAAPTATVPDVVVAAAPDEEWLDLFWAQEGPPASEDQRVSRLILTGVPALYFSLRVAGRTESIARLALVDTDDDGESATFGGIYCVLTRPEARRRGYSRRIMTAVLAEAAHRRLAGLWLQVRESNVGAIQLYHELGFTTASSYYYRSLAVEA, encoded by the coding sequence ATGGACGCGGGCTGGCCCGCGGTGGAACGCGGGGAGATCGCCGGCTGGAGGCTGCGGTTCTCCGGTGGCGTCACCCAGCGGGCCAACTCGGTGCTGCCCTTGCAAGCGCCCGCCGATGTCCACGCGGCGATCACCGAGGTGGAGGAACGTCACTCCGCGCGTTGGATCAGGCCCGCATTCCAGCTCAACGAGGCCGCCCAGCCGAGCGACCTTGACCACATTCTCGCCGAACGCGGCTACGGCGTCGGGTCGCCGACTCTGGTGCAGATCCTTCACGGCAGCGATGTCCCCGCCGCACCGACGGCTACCGTGCCCGACGTCGTGGTGGCCGCGGCGCCAGACGAGGAGTGGCTGGACCTGTTTTGGGCTCAGGAAGGTCCCCCGGCGAGCGAGGATCAGCGCGTCTCCCGGCTGATTCTGACGGGGGTTCCGGCCCTGTACTTTTCCTTGCGCGTGGCAGGGCGGACCGAGTCCATTGCCCGGCTGGCTCTCGTCGACACCGACGACGACGGCGAGTCGGCCACGTTCGGTGGAATCTACTGTGTCCTGACCCGCCCCGAAGCACGGCGCCGCGGCTACTCGCGGCGGATCATGACGGCTGTTCTCGCTGAGGCAGCCCACCGGCGCCTCGCGGGATTGTGGCTCCAGGTCCGCGAGTCCAACGTCGGGGCCATTCAGCTCTACCATGAGCTCGGCTTTACCACGGCGTCGTCGTACTACTACCGCTCCCTAGCCGTCGAGGCATAA
- a CDS encoding TIGR03085 family metal-binding protein encodes MRFVPPSREMLAETLMAAGPSAETLCDGWECRHLAAHLVLREHHVLAAGIAGGPLERPMQRQLTKLADEARSLPGYARLVKRFAEGPSKLSPLAIGPVERAANLTEFFVHTEDVRRAHDTWAPRVLDLAYSERLWSALTRASHLLFRQAGVGVILVRPDGTRHVARKGADSVAITGEAPELVMYAFGRRDHALVTFEGSDAAIAQLTAAHSSH; translated from the coding sequence ATGAGATTCGTTCCCCCGTCACGCGAAATGCTTGCCGAGACTTTGATGGCCGCTGGCCCCTCGGCTGAAACGCTGTGCGACGGATGGGAATGCCGGCACCTAGCCGCACATCTGGTGTTGCGCGAACACCACGTTCTCGCCGCGGGGATCGCTGGCGGACCCCTCGAACGCCCCATGCAGCGCCAGCTGACGAAGTTGGCGGACGAGGCCCGTTCCTTGCCCGGATATGCGCGCCTCGTGAAGCGCTTCGCCGAGGGCCCCAGTAAACTCTCGCCGCTGGCCATCGGTCCCGTGGAACGCGCGGCCAATCTCACCGAATTCTTTGTCCACACGGAAGACGTCCGTCGCGCGCATGACACGTGGGCCCCGCGCGTCTTGGACCTAGCCTACTCGGAGCGCCTCTGGTCCGCCCTGACGCGCGCGTCACATCTGCTGTTCCGTCAGGCGGGGGTCGGCGTCATCCTCGTGCGGCCGGACGGCACCCGCCATGTGGCACGCAAGGGCGCCGATTCCGTCGCGATCACCGGTGAGGCCCCGGAGCTAGTGATGTACGCCTTTGGGCGGCGGGACCACGCTCTCGTGACCTTCGAGGGCAGCGACGCGGCGATCGCCCAGCTCACAGCAGCGCACTCCTCCCACTAG
- the hisI gene encoding phosphoribosyl-AMP cyclohydrolase — MSSPENTPTAAEPGSSLLDPAVAERLKKDADGLVAAIIQQHDSGEVLMLGWMDEEALRRTLTTGRVTFWSRSRGEYWRKGDTSGHRQWVRSVSTDCDGDALLVQVDQVGAACHTGTRTCFTGRELRAVVGHEGEQ; from the coding sequence ATGTCGAGTCCAGAAAATACCCCCACCGCTGCCGAGCCGGGCAGCAGCCTCCTTGATCCAGCCGTGGCCGAGCGTCTGAAAAAAGACGCCGACGGGCTGGTGGCCGCCATCATCCAGCAGCATGACTCCGGCGAGGTACTCATGCTGGGCTGGATGGACGAGGAGGCCCTCCGGCGGACCCTCACCACGGGCCGCGTCACGTTTTGGTCCCGCTCCCGCGGCGAATATTGGCGCAAGGGGGACACCTCGGGTCACCGGCAGTGGGTGCGCTCGGTCAGCACAGATTGCGACGGCGACGCCCTGCTCGTGCAGGTCGACCAGGTGGGTGCAGCCTGCCATACGGGAACGCGCACGTGCTTTACGGGACGTGAGCTGCGCGCCGTCGTCGGGCACGAGGGGGAACAGTAG